The proteins below come from a single Papaver somniferum cultivar HN1 chromosome 11, ASM357369v1, whole genome shotgun sequence genomic window:
- the LOC113323965 gene encoding MADS-box transcription factor 16-like, which translates to MGRRSGKLVIKYIENSTNRKVTYSKRKKGILKKARELTILCNAQVCVIMLPKSGKNAEYVSPSITMKDFLDRYQRETNTSLWEAQYEALQEELRAQQEIGRRLKKEIRQRTGQEDDLSEFSIEELGSLEKNLEESLEIVRDRKAHKEEQEFFYAVPGNSERNQGPNYGSVSSLMRSESIDGRGGDFKSSEITFLQLLQPSHTNLHNEAGGAYWYNQTIA; encoded by the exons ATGGGAAGAAGATCAGGAAAGTTGGTGATAAAGTAtatagaaaactcaaccaatagAAAAGTAACTTACTCAAAGAGAAAAAAAGGGATTCTTAAGAAAGCTAGAGAACTAACCATTCTCTGCAATGCTCAAGTTTGTGTCATCATGCTTCCTAAAAGTGGCAAAAATGCTGAATATGTCAGTCCCTCCATTAC GATGAAGGACTTTCTTGATAGGTACCAAAGGGAGACTAATACTAGTCTATGGGAAGCTCAATATGAG GCGTTGCAAGAAGAATTGAGAGCACAGCAGGAGATTGGCAGGAGACTTAAGAAAGAGATTAG GCAGAGGACTGGACAAGAAGACGACTTGAGTGAATTTAGCATCGAGGAACTAGGTAGTCTTGAGAAAAATTTGGAAGAGTCTTTGGAAATTGTTCGCGATAGGAAG GCTCACAAAGAGGAACAAGAGTTTTTCTATGCAGTTCCTGGCAATAGCGAACGAAATCAAGGGCCCAACTATGGATCTGTGTCATCGTTAATGAGAAGTGAGTCAATTGATGGGCGCGGTGGTGATTTTAAGAGTTCGGAAATTACATTCCTACAGCTACTACAACCAAGCCACACCAACCTTCATAACGAAGCAGGGGGAGCATACTGGTACAATCAAACCATTGCTTGA